A window of Dehalococcoidia bacterium contains these coding sequences:
- a CDS encoding LysM peptidoglycan-binding domain-containing protein — MLKSCLLLGGTMLAGAAVLSACGGSDSSSAALDPKKIPTATLPAVLPEALFLEDVRSAPGPSGNTYVIQAGDNMYEIAQRLGISLEELMELNPSVDPTGLEVGQVLRLPGSTGKTPTPGKTAMPRTVTSTPAPQPKTPTPEGTRASQPTPREGQTTYVVQSGDNANDIALRFGITVEELAAANNTTVDDLRSLDVGDVLIIPVSSAPPAPPPEETEPPPPEETEPPPETPTPEP; from the coding sequence ATGCTGAAGAGTTGTCTTCTTCTGGGCGGGACGATGCTCGCCGGCGCGGCGGTCCTTTCTGCCTGCGGCGGCTCCGATTCGTCCTCGGCCGCCCTTGATCCGAAGAAGATACCGACAGCCACGCTTCCCGCCGTCCTTCCCGAGGCGCTCTTCCTCGAGGACGTGCGCTCCGCTCCCGGCCCTTCCGGCAACACTTACGTGATCCAGGCCGGCGACAACATGTACGAGATCGCGCAACGCCTGGGAATAAGCCTGGAGGAGCTGATGGAGCTGAACCCCTCAGTCGATCCGACAGGGCTGGAAGTGGGACAGGTCCTGCGGCTGCCCGGGTCGACGGGGAAAACACCGACGCCCGGGAAGACCGCGATGCCACGGACCGTCACCTCTACACCCGCGCCACAACCAAAGACACCGACACCGGAGGGCACACGCGCCTCGCAGCCGACGCCGCGGGAGGGGCAGACCACCTACGTCGTCCAGTCGGGGGACAACGCGAACGATATCGCGCTCCGCTTCGGCATCACCGTCGAAGAGCTCGCGGCCGCCAACAACACCACCGTCGACGACCTTCGCAGCCTCGATGTCGGCGACGTGCTGATAATCCCCGTATCCTCCGCTCCCCCTGCTCCTCCCCCTGAGGAAACCGAGCCGCCTCCACCCGAGGAAACGGAACCTCCACCGGAGACGCCGACGCCGGAGCCGTAG
- a CDS encoding carboxyl transferase domain-containing protein: MSVEEKLERLRKMKEQALLGGGEKRIEAQHARGKLTARERLDILLDEASFTEVDALVTHRCTEFGAEKQRYYGDAVVTGYGRIDGRPVFVFSQDFTVFGGSLSEVVGEKICKIMDLAMKTGAPVIGLNDSGGARIQEGVASLAGYADIFLRNALASGVIPQISVIMGPCAGGAVYSPAMTDFIFMVQKTSQMYITGPDVIRAVTQEEVTHEELGGAMTHATRSGVAHFASQNEEECLNSVRELMSFLPLNNMEDPPVVASADDPHRRSEDMLVLVPDDPVKPYDMREVIYRVVDSGDFMEVHAHFAQNIVVGFARMAGRTVGIVANQPLYLAGVLDIDSSRKAARFVRFCDAFNIPIITLVDVPGFLPGTAQEFGGIISHGAKLVYAYSEATVPKVTIIVRKGFGGAYDAMGSKHLRADINYAWPIAEIAVMGPDAAVNIIFRNQLQESADPEALRAQLIKDYQERFASPYVAAERGYIDDVIDPRETRWQIIKALEMLRNKTDTTPRKKHGNIPL, translated from the coding sequence ATGTCGGTTGAAGAGAAGCTGGAACGATTGCGGAAGATGAAAGAGCAGGCGCTGCTCGGCGGCGGCGAGAAGCGCATCGAGGCGCAGCACGCCCGCGGCAAGCTCACAGCCCGCGAGCGTCTCGACATCCTCCTCGACGAGGCGAGCTTCACCGAGGTCGACGCGCTGGTGACCCACCGCTGCACGGAGTTCGGCGCCGAGAAGCAGCGCTACTACGGCGACGCGGTCGTGACCGGCTACGGGCGCATCGACGGCCGCCCCGTCTTCGTCTTCTCGCAGGACTTCACCGTGTTCGGCGGCTCCCTGTCGGAGGTCGTCGGCGAGAAGATATGCAAGATCATGGACCTGGCGATGAAGACGGGGGCGCCCGTCATCGGGCTGAACGACTCCGGCGGCGCGCGCATACAGGAGGGGGTCGCCAGCCTCGCCGGCTACGCCGACATCTTCCTGCGCAACGCCCTCGCTTCCGGTGTCATCCCCCAGATATCGGTAATCATGGGGCCGTGCGCCGGCGGCGCCGTCTACTCGCCGGCAATGACCGACTTCATCTTCATGGTGCAGAAGACCTCTCAGATGTACATCACCGGCCCCGATGTCATCCGCGCGGTGACGCAGGAGGAGGTGACGCACGAGGAGCTGGGCGGCGCCATGACCCACGCCACCCGCAGCGGCGTCGCTCACTTCGCGTCGCAGAACGAGGAGGAGTGCCTCAACTCCGTGCGGGAGCTCATGTCGTTCCTCCCCCTCAACAACATGGAAGACCCGCCCGTCGTCGCTTCCGCCGATGACCCCCACCGGCGCTCGGAAGACATGCTGGTGCTCGTGCCCGACGACCCGGTGAAGCCTTACGACATGCGCGAGGTGATATACCGTGTCGTTGACAGCGGCGACTTCATGGAGGTGCACGCGCACTTTGCCCAGAACATCGTCGTCGGCTTCGCGCGGATGGCCGGCCGCACGGTGGGGATCGTCGCCAACCAGCCGCTGTACCTGGCGGGCGTGCTCGACATCGACTCGTCGCGGAAGGCGGCGCGCTTCGTGCGCTTCTGCGACGCCTTCAACATACCCATCATCACCCTCGTCGACGTCCCCGGCTTCCTCCCCGGCACGGCGCAGGAGTTCGGCGGCATCATCTCCCACGGCGCGAAGCTCGTCTACGCCTACTCGGAGGCGACGGTGCCCAAGGTGACGATCATCGTGCGCAAGGGGTTCGGCGGCGCCTACGACGCCATGGGGTCGAAGCACCTGCGCGCCGACATCAACTACGCCTGGCCGATAGCGGAGATCGCGGTGATGGGGCCGGACGCGGCGGTGAACATCATCTTCCGCAACCAGTTGCAGGAGTCGGCCGACCCGGAGGCGCTGCGGGCGCAGCTAATCAAGGACTATCAGGAGCGGTTCGCCAGCCCATACGTTGCGGCGGAGCGCGGGTACATCGACGACGTGATCGACCCTCGGGAGACGCGGTGGCAGATAATCAAGGCGCTGGAGATGCTGCGCAACAAGACGGACACGACGCCTCGCAAGAAGCACGGCAACATCCCCCTCTAG
- the larE gene encoding ATP-dependent sacrificial sulfur transferase LarE, with protein MTDPAWKQRRLEEILRDMGSVLVAFSGGVDSTYLAAVAHQTLGPNAVAVTALSPSVPRSETEAAAALARQIGIRHLTVETREMELPAYTSNLPDRCYHCKSELFSRLQAMAREMGIAGVVDGSNVDDDGDYRPGNRAALEQRVRSPLREAGLRKADIRELSRRSNLPTWDKPSMACLASRLPYGTPVTEAALQQVEAAEDFIRSLGCRQVRVRHHGELARIEVEPQALETLAKGEARKAIVERLKSLGYLYVTLDLAGFRSGSLNEALNVPEREEPSGQ; from the coding sequence ATGACAGACCCGGCCTGGAAGCAACGACGCCTCGAAGAGATACTCCGTGACATGGGATCGGTGCTCGTCGCCTTCTCCGGCGGCGTAGATAGCACCTATCTCGCCGCCGTGGCGCACCAGACGCTGGGGCCGAATGCCGTCGCCGTGACTGCGCTCTCGCCATCCGTCCCCAGGTCGGAAACGGAAGCGGCGGCGGCCCTGGCCCGACAGATCGGAATACGGCACCTCACGGTTGAGACGCGCGAGATGGAGCTTCCCGCCTACACCAGCAACCTGCCCGACCGCTGCTACCACTGCAAGAGCGAGCTGTTCAGCCGTCTCCAGGCCATGGCGCGGGAGATGGGGATAGCAGGCGTGGTCGATGGCAGCAACGTGGACGATGACGGCGATTACCGGCCCGGAAACCGCGCGGCGCTGGAGCAGCGCGTGCGCAGCCCTCTGCGCGAGGCGGGCCTCAGGAAGGCCGATATCCGCGAACTCTCCCGCCGCAGCAACCTTCCCACCTGGGACAAGCCCTCCATGGCCTGCCTTGCCTCTCGCCTACCCTATGGCACACCGGTCACGGAAGCGGCGCTGCAACAGGTGGAAGCGGCGGAGGACTTCATCCGTTCCCTCGGCTGCCGGCAGGTGCGCGTGCGGCATCACGGCGAGCTGGCCCGCATCGAGGTCGAGCCGCAGGCGCTGGAAACACTGGCGAAGGGAGAGGCCCGAAAGGCGATCGTCGAACGGCTCAAGTCTCTGGGCTACCTCTACGTAACGCTCGATCTGGCGGGCTTTCGCAGCGGCAGCCTCAACGAGGCGTTGAACGTACCTGAGCGGGAGGAACCGTCCGGACAATGA
- a CDS encoding HD domain-containing protein — translation MQKAIKGAILYPFATLTLIALILAGVALALLLGVGIESKMKENATKVAAAAATSALQPHVAGYNLETPLLNSDYDRLQAAVTEAVLSDSISKVSIYNDEGVVVYSSSRSDLGRTAEDMSAVESALRKETVGTTSGAAEGGESGSAGGPMLTVYTPLISSEGELLGALQVQQDYSATAQSVREAKRELYFALAGAMATLYVVIQLGAFGMTRALSKDHARLAYLYETGEHVRSSLDLQDVLTQIVRDATVMAQGQYGLVCLLEPDSGDLVARSSYDHEKGSVSLHHTKMDEWLFHRVVATGKTSVANQKVVRYGPVFGSDIHDMSVVCVPMTLRSKVNGVIAVLRRSANDGFGKAETKLLEELAGQAAMAVEQANLFAKVRAYADELELSYDTTLKALTAALDAKDAATEGHSERVANLTVAIAKEMQVGEEKLVDIERGALLHDVGKIGVPDAVLRKPRTLTKREWQAMQRHPLLAGLLVSKVGFLEGALPILLYHHERYDGRGYPFGLAGDRIPLEARIFAVVDAYDAMTSDRPYRKAISHEEAVQEIIANAGTQFDPAVVEVFRNVIERVPLVDEPEIERAAA, via the coding sequence ATGCAAAAAGCCATCAAAGGCGCGATCTTATATCCGTTTGCTACGCTTACTCTCATTGCCCTCATCCTCGCCGGGGTTGCGCTCGCTTTGCTCCTCGGCGTGGGAATCGAGAGCAAGATGAAGGAGAACGCCACAAAAGTCGCGGCCGCTGCCGCCACGTCCGCCCTTCAACCTCACGTGGCCGGATACAACTTAGAAACGCCGCTCTTGAACTCCGATTATGACCGTCTACAGGCCGCTGTCACGGAGGCTGTGCTTTCCGACAGCATATCGAAGGTCAGCATCTACAACGATGAGGGCGTCGTTGTTTACTCGAGCAGCCGGAGCGATTTGGGCCGCACGGCAGAAGATATGTCGGCGGTAGAGAGCGCGTTGCGCAAAGAGACGGTGGGCACCACGTCGGGAGCGGCTGAGGGCGGTGAAAGCGGGTCCGCCGGCGGACCCATGCTCACCGTCTACACTCCGCTCATATCGTCGGAAGGGGAGCTCCTCGGCGCGCTGCAGGTCCAGCAGGACTACTCCGCCACGGCACAGAGCGTCAGGGAGGCGAAGAGAGAGCTGTATTTCGCCCTGGCGGGCGCCATGGCCACCCTTTACGTCGTCATTCAATTGGGAGCGTTCGGGATGACGCGGGCGCTCTCCAAAGACCACGCCCGCCTGGCCTACCTCTACGAGACGGGCGAGCACGTCCGCTCGTCCCTCGATTTGCAGGACGTGTTGACGCAGATCGTGCGCGACGCCACTGTAATGGCGCAGGGGCAGTACGGTCTCGTCTGCCTGCTGGAGCCGGACTCGGGCGATCTGGTGGCGCGCAGCAGCTACGACCACGAGAAAGGTTCAGTGTCGCTGCACCACACGAAGATGGACGAGTGGTTATTCCACCGCGTCGTGGCGACCGGCAAGACCAGCGTCGCAAACCAGAAAGTGGTGCGCTACGGCCCCGTCTTCGGCTCCGACATCCACGATATGTCCGTCGTCTGCGTCCCCATGACGTTGCGCAGCAAGGTCAACGGCGTCATCGCCGTCTTGCGGCGCTCCGCCAATGACGGTTTCGGGAAGGCGGAGACGAAGCTACTGGAGGAGCTGGCCGGCCAGGCAGCGATGGCAGTGGAGCAGGCGAACCTGTTCGCGAAGGTGCGCGCCTACGCCGACGAGCTCGAGCTCAGTTACGACACCACCCTCAAGGCCCTCACCGCCGCCCTCGACGCCAAGGATGCGGCAACGGAGGGACACTCAGAGCGCGTGGCAAACCTTACGGTCGCTATCGCGAAAGAGATGCAGGTCGGCGAAGAGAAGCTCGTCGATATCGAGCGGGGGGCGCTTCTCCACGACGTGGGCAAGATCGGCGTGCCGGACGCGGTTCTGCGCAAGCCGCGCACACTCACCAAGCGGGAATGGCAGGCGATGCAGCGGCACCCGCTGCTGGCGGGGCTCCTCGTGTCCAAGGTCGGCTTCCTGGAGGGGGCGCTGCCCATCCTTCTCTACCACCACGAGCGCTACGATGGCCGGGGCTACCCCTTCGGGCTCGCCGGCGACCGCATACCTCTCGAAGCGCGAATCTTCGCCGTCGTTGACGCCTACGATGCCATGACCTCCGACCGCCCCTATCGAAAGGCGATATCGCATGAAGAGGCGGTGCAGGAGATAATCGCCAACGCAGGCACCCAGTTCGACCCGGCGGTCGTGGAGGTGTTCAGGAACGTCATCGAGCGGGTCCCGCTCGTCGACGAACCGGAGATCGAGCGCGCCGCCGCCTGA